catcatcatctaaacCATCTGTTTCTTCTTGGAATAATAACTTGGTCACTAATGGAGGCAAATCTTTCACTATATTCACTTTTCTTATCCCCAAATCCCAGCCACTATCAGATTTTCCTACCTTTCCTCCCAAGGCTCTTGCTATAACCTGAAGTTAAAAGAATCAATTATATTCTATTTATGTATAAAGCCTCACTCaccaaaataaaacaaatttcttatttattttattctaaGGAATTTTTTGTGGTACCTATGTAtccttttcattttaaaaaaataaaataaaataaaggtggGATGACATGTCTAGAGCTTGCATGTGTATATAGTTTTGTTGGAAAAGAGGAtcacaaaattatatactattcATATTCTCTTATTTTAGAATTGAAATTTGCAATTTGGTATGTGACATGTGTATGCTTATTATTTACTTGTTCTTTTCACTTTTAAAACAGCAAAataaaaataaccaaaaaatTGAAAGTTTTATTATCATTCACTTCCAGCActtgatatataaatatatactttttCTTTGTGTAATCTTTATAAAATAATATCATTGTATGATGTTAATcattatatactttttttttcattcttaCGAGAGATAATAGTATTAAtttttataactttttttttaaaaaaaattatgctaTATTAATACTTTTTTTCagcttaaataataataaaaatatacaaataaaaggGGCTAAGCATCAACGTGGCTCCATAAcggcatataatatatataaaactgATGATTAAagattttaaatttgattttgtcatagtaaattatttaaaattttttaaaatattaacgGAATACttattataactataatatacgtaattataaaaaaattaagttataatttatGCAAGTGCCAAAAATAGAAATAGCTCGTACTAGCTAGTTATACTATACAACTATATGAATATATACCTGATGACCAAAGCAAATACCAAGAACTTTCTTGGCCATGGAATCCAAAATCTGCAAGAGAAAGCAAAGCCTGAGAATCCAAGGCTCACTGGAATAAGCATCGTAGGGACTGCCACTGATAAGGAAGCCATCATAGCTATCCAACTCCTCCAACTCAGGGAAGTCTCCTTCCACAACCATAAACAGGTCCCATTTCTCTCCTTCTTCTCCAAAAGCTGCTACGAACACATTGAAGTAACCTCCATACATTTTCTTCACGTACTCCGAGTCCCTTGTTGCTTGCAGAAGGGCAAACCTTTTCTCATGGTGGACTGGTCtttgatcatcatcatcatcaccatgaACTTcttttatcatcatcatcatctccaTCACTAATCACTAATAATGACTACTAAATATTAGTTGTATTTCTAAGAGACAATTTTTTTGTTGATGACTTGATACTTAATTTAGAGAggtctctctctatatatatgggGACATGGAATATTGTATAGTATCTAAGTATGAAAAGGAAATCCATCCTACTACAAGAAACTACttgaataattaatatatgtATTTTTAAATAGAGTAAGTGGTGGAAATAGACATTTTTGTTAATGTCAATTTgtaaaatgatattctcttaacgATTTTTTGTACATTGGTCTCAAGAGAAGAGAAAGTGTCGAAAATTTTATCAGTATCGAGTGTGTCTGGAATATTATTTGGTAAGGaattagaaataaataaataaacaaataaataattgtTAATATGCACagtgataataaaaaaaaatgctatttttccaaacacacccgttctatataaaattagttatttaatttttttttaaataaaatagtaATTGGTGAAAAATACgtttttttaatcattttgcaTAAagagattattttggtatttttttttataaaattgctTTCTAGACAAGGTGCAGTCGAGTAGCTAATATTTTTGACAAGATGTCAAGTACCATATAGGATGTTGAATGTGTGTGGAAGagcattttataaaaaattatgaaaaaaaagTTCTTACAGTGATTATATATGTAAGACTATTTTGCCAAGCACCCAAATAAAAACAATTATAAATTTTAGTCAGCAATTAGAATATTATGCTAGCTCAATCAAATTTTAAACTTTAACTTGAAAttgaatttataattattatataattaattgattatttacTTATTAGGTTATTTGAGATgtgaaaatattttaaataaataaatataaatatatacaaaaaaactATTAATAATTACATCAGCAAAAATactaaacaaaattaaatatttt
The Humulus lupulus chromosome 6, drHumLupu1.1, whole genome shotgun sequence DNA segment above includes these coding regions:
- the LOC133784396 gene encoding gamma-glutamyl peptidase 5-like is translated as MEMMMMIKEVHGDDDDDQRPVHHEKRFALLQATRDSEYVKKMYGGYFNVFVAAFGEEGEKWDLFMVVEGDFPELEELDSYDGFLISGSPYDAYSSEPWILRLCFLLQILDSMAKKVLGICFGHQVIARALGGKVGKSDSGWDLGIRKVNIVKDLPPLVTKLLFQEETDGLDDDDDDDDDDNNVNGEIIPMIPSSFSIIECHQDVVLEVPTGANVIAYSDKTGVEMFTIETHILGIQGHPEYTDDILNSIIDRLLLNQDIQEDLAENARNMLQKTEPDRKYLGKICRKFLKGRQI